Genomic segment of Thiohalomonas denitrificans:
TTTGGGTCAAGGCTGTAGGAAAACACCTACAGCGAACTCGGAAAAGCCTGACAGACGTGCCACGCCCGTTTTCGGCATAATTCGGCTTGTTAGGAGAAGAAACCCAAAAAGGAGAGTTTGGTAGACATGGACTATCGGCAACTCGACAATCTTACCCCTGATGAACTGCGCCAGGACATCCGGTACGTTCAGGGGCTCATCCGAAAGGCCGAGGCCGAGGGCTCAGCCGATGCTTTAGCGGCCAAGAACCTGTTTCTCCAGCTGATTGCCCGCCTGAAGCGGGAGGTGGCCGAAGCCGAAAAGGTGCAGGTAGCTAGTTAAATGGCAGGGCCTGCGGGGGCGATGACGTCAGCCCCTTTGTTCTGTGGCATGTTGACCACCGTGGAAGAGTCACCTTTGCCCAACAGGTGCGGCAAGGCGCTTGACCACTGCCGATCGGCCGGCTGTTTGCATAGCTTGGCCTCCACGGGGTTGAGTTCGACATAGCGAACAGTGGATAACAGATACGATTCGTCCATCACGAACGAATGAAAGCGCTCGTGCCATAAATGGCCGCGCCAGCCATTGCGAAAGTTATACTGCACCAAGGGCATTTTGATGTAAGTCTACCGCGCTCTGCCATCGGCCCGATCGCTAACGACCAAGCTCACCCGTCGTGAGCCGCGCAGGGGCATGCAATCGGGTGGACCTGAATTCAACCAATAAGTGCAACGCCCCCCTTCATCGCTTATGCGACCATCAGTTCGATGGGCGCTTTGTAGCCGAGCCGCTTTCGTGGTCTCAGGTTGAGCTTATTCTCGACCTCCTGGATCTGCTCTTTGCTGATCTTGGAAAAATCGGTTCCCTTCGGGAAATATTGCCTGATCAGCCCGTTCGTGTTTTCG
This window contains:
- a CDS encoding IS30 family transposase produces the protein IVSALGPWLGQVETLTLDNGSEFAHHPVVTEQLGCDVYFARPYHSWERGTNENTNGLIRQYFPKGTDFSKISKEQIQEVENKLNLRPRKRLGYKAPIELMVA